A genome region from Vicinamibacterales bacterium includes the following:
- a CDS encoding amidohydrolase family protein — translation MMKRHSLAVFGLVSLLVASASWGQEVSGRWHVIHAGTLLSSPGQPPARNQTLIINNDRIDRIVSGFATPESLALDNAETIDLREYFVLPGLIDMHVHLTSERGTSLPGVGAGRDVYSMNLGIRNARKTLYAGYTTVRNPGSSGWSIFALRDGIETGDLVGPRLYVAGHTIRIGTDGSSGSCYSADSCRQAVRRQIAMGADFIKVYATCSGSQPCAHELAPAVFLLDELQAVVNTAKTRELRVAAHAHTTAGINLALQAGVDSIEHASWLNDTSYQLLLESGGYIVPTLMVKDMIRNGLDRRDPATRMRLERSLVEHPRRVAEAFAAGVKIASGSDAGVVPHGRNARELEWYVDIGLSEMEAIVTATVNASALLGQSDHLGTLEPGKLADVIAVSASPLENISELLNVDFVMKAGQVYKHEN, via the coding sequence ATGATGAAACGTCACAGTTTGGCGGTGTTCGGCTTGGTCAGCCTACTGGTCGCAAGCGCCTCATGGGGACAGGAGGTTTCCGGTCGCTGGCACGTTATCCACGCCGGCACCCTACTGTCCTCTCCCGGACAGCCTCCTGCGAGAAATCAAACCCTCATCATTAACAATGACCGGATCGACCGCATCGTGTCCGGCTTTGCGACCCCTGAGTCACTCGCACTCGACAATGCAGAAACCATCGACCTACGGGAATACTTTGTCCTTCCCGGCCTGATCGACATGCACGTACACCTGACTTCTGAGCGAGGCACCTCGCTGCCTGGAGTAGGGGCGGGACGAGACGTCTATAGCATGAACCTCGGCATTCGGAACGCTCGTAAGACTTTGTATGCCGGATACACGACTGTGCGAAATCCCGGGTCGTCCGGATGGTCAATTTTTGCGCTCCGAGACGGCATCGAAACTGGCGACCTCGTAGGGCCGCGTCTCTACGTGGCCGGGCACACCATCAGGATTGGCACTGATGGCAGTTCCGGCTCTTGTTACAGCGCGGACTCGTGCCGGCAAGCCGTCCGTCGTCAAATTGCAATGGGGGCCGACTTCATCAAGGTCTACGCTACCTGTAGTGGGTCGCAGCCTTGCGCGCATGAACTGGCTCCAGCGGTTTTCCTGCTCGATGAACTGCAGGCGGTCGTGAACACAGCCAAGACCAGGGAATTAAGAGTGGCGGCCCATGCGCATACAACCGCGGGTATCAATCTGGCTCTTCAGGCCGGGGTGGATTCGATTGAACACGCCTCCTGGCTCAACGACACCTCTTACCAGCTCTTACTCGAATCGGGCGGATACATAGTACCGACACTCATGGTCAAAGACATGATTCGGAACGGGCTTGACAGGCGTGACCCCGCGACACGAATGCGGCTGGAACGTTCACTCGTAGAGCATCCCAGACGGGTTGCCGAAGCATTCGCCGCGGGCGTGAAGATTGCGTCAGGGAGTGATGCCGGTGTCGTTCCGCACGGCCGGAACGCCCGCGAGCTTGAATGGTATGTCGATATTGGGCTGTCCGAAATGGAGGCGATCGTGACGGCCACGGTGAACGCGTCGGCGTTACTGGGCCAGAGTGATCATCTCGGCACCCTAGAACCAGGGAAACTCGCAGACGTCATCGCGGTATCCGCGAGCCCCCTCGAGAACATTTCCGAGCTTCTCAATGTGGACTTCGTGATGAAGGCAGGGCAGGTATACAAGCACGAAAATTGA
- a CDS encoding SAM-dependent methyltransferase, with amino-acid sequence MKADQPSATAIFVANGVWWVSNHPSLKVEVPALLGELNLQMVEHVNRGVDYRLGRALLQVKVGLMQAVVMRGFYLHFVLRKRSIENYVRQAVQQHAHQLIVIGAGFDTLSLRMAREHPELRIIEIDHPATQAWKRNALEKVIAGHSNVHLLPLDLTQQTLQQLLVSNEHYQPGVNTVFVAEGLTMYLSSKEVREILAFIKETSAPGSRFIFTYMEERRRDDFQFKFASRLVDVWLAMKGEQFTWGLGDGQLEPFLEQSDFHLLHCATHNELREELLSPANRQARLAVGENIAVAQWNQ; translated from the coding sequence ATGAAAGCGGACCAACCCAGTGCCACGGCTATTTTTGTTGCCAATGGAGTGTGGTGGGTGAGTAACCACCCATCACTCAAGGTGGAAGTGCCTGCGCTTTTGGGAGAGCTGAACCTCCAAATGGTCGAGCATGTGAATAGAGGCGTCGACTACAGACTGGGCAGGGCACTTCTTCAGGTCAAAGTTGGTCTGATGCAAGCCGTGGTGATGCGAGGTTTCTATCTGCACTTTGTTCTCAGAAAACGCAGCATAGAAAATTATGTGCGACAAGCAGTGCAGCAGCATGCTCATCAACTCATCGTGATTGGGGCTGGGTTTGACACGCTCAGTTTGCGAATGGCGCGTGAACATCCCGAGTTACGCATTATTGAAATCGATCACCCCGCCACTCAAGCCTGGAAGCGAAACGCCTTGGAGAAGGTAATAGCCGGGCATAGCAACGTTCACTTGCTCCCACTGGACCTCACGCAACAGACTCTGCAGCAACTGCTCGTGAGTAATGAGCACTATCAGCCTGGCGTGAACACCGTCTTTGTTGCTGAGGGTCTCACGATGTATCTCAGCAGCAAGGAAGTGCGGGAAATTCTCGCCTTCATCAAAGAGACCAGTGCGCCGGGGTCGAGGTTTATTTTCACTTACATGGAAGAACGCCGCCGCGATGATTTTCAATTCAAGTTCGCGTCGCGGTTGGTCGATGTCTGGCTGGCCATGAAAGGCGAACAGTTCACCTGGGGGCTCGGAGATGGTCAACTGGAACCGTTTCTCGAGCAATCAGACTTCCACCTCTTGCACTGCGCCACGCACAACGAATTACGAGAAGAGTTGCTTTCACCCGCTAATCGACAGGCCCGTTTGGCCGTGGGTGAAAACATCGCCGTCGCTCAGTGGAACCAGTGA
- a CDS encoding PQQ-dependent sugar dehydrogenase yields the protein MMRQIPTLLAAVLIATCTSAQTTNDPYAIPITEGHPAIEVGLVEFATIPNSDREAARMMLLVDEPSTGRLFVNDMRGLLYSVSYDGNTVTLYLDLHAPRWAVNVEASRNEQGFQSFAFHPQFNETDTPGFGKLYTLTDTSDTQPPADFTSGGGGNTHDTVLLEWTAEDPEAVTYDGGQPRELVRFEQPFRNHNGGHLAFDPVLSPSDQDFGLLYMGAADGGSGGDPLNLSQDLSSAFGKILRLDPLGSNSTNGHYGIPSTNPFANDGNPNTLGEVYALGLRNPQRFAWDPNTGNMFVADIGQNIVEEVSLVTSGGNLGWNAWEGSFAFISRRAVSLTNQRGDPQMAYPVVEYGQLDPLLQRSSAATGVHVYRSSAIPQLANLVLFGDNPSGEVFAFSADDLPTGGQGAIQRILFNNGEGPRTLLQMIQEKNTAEGQEVATRADLRLGVGPESRVFLLNKRDGMIRLVVQ from the coding sequence ATGATGCGACAGATACCGACGTTACTGGCTGCAGTGTTGATCGCCACTTGCACCTCCGCCCAAACAACCAACGACCCGTACGCGATACCGATCACCGAGGGACACCCCGCTATTGAAGTCGGTCTTGTGGAGTTCGCGACGATCCCGAATAGTGATAGGGAGGCAGCGCGGATGATGCTGCTGGTCGATGAGCCGAGCACCGGCCGTCTGTTCGTCAATGACATGCGCGGACTGCTCTACAGTGTTAGCTATGACGGCAACACCGTCACCCTGTATCTCGACCTACACGCCCCGCGCTGGGCTGTGAACGTCGAAGCCTCTCGTAATGAACAAGGTTTTCAAAGCTTCGCGTTCCATCCACAGTTTAATGAGACTGACACCCCCGGGTTCGGAAAGCTCTACACCCTCACGGACACCAGTGACACTCAACCACCGGCCGATTTCACATCAGGCGGCGGCGGTAACACGCACGATACCGTGTTACTCGAGTGGACCGCTGAGGATCCTGAAGCCGTGACCTACGATGGCGGCCAGCCACGTGAGCTGGTCAGGTTTGAACAACCCTTTCGCAACCACAACGGCGGCCACCTCGCCTTTGACCCGGTTTTGTCGCCTAGTGATCAAGATTTTGGATTGCTTTACATGGGTGCGGCTGACGGCGGTAGCGGTGGCGACCCCCTGAATCTCTCACAGGATTTAAGCTCCGCCTTTGGCAAGATTCTGCGTCTTGACCCGCTGGGCTCCAACAGTACCAACGGCCACTACGGCATTCCCTCCACGAATCCGTTTGCAAACGATGGCAACCCAAACACACTTGGCGAGGTGTATGCCTTGGGCCTACGGAACCCCCAACGTTTTGCCTGGGACCCGAATACCGGCAACATGTTTGTTGCCGACATCGGCCAGAACATTGTTGAGGAAGTTAGCCTCGTGACGTCTGGCGGAAATCTCGGTTGGAACGCCTGGGAAGGGAGCTTTGCGTTTATTAGCCGTCGCGCAGTAAGCCTGACGAACCAGCGCGGAGACCCTCAGATGGCGTATCCCGTGGTCGAGTACGGGCAACTCGACCCCCTGCTCCAGCGCAGTTCTGCCGCAACCGGGGTGCATGTCTATCGCTCATCCGCAATTCCCCAGCTCGCCAACCTGGTCCTCTTCGGCGATAACCCGAGCGGCGAGGTCTTTGCTTTTTCCGCCGACGACCTCCCTACCGGCGGCCAAGGAGCCATTCAGCGCATTCTGTTCAACAACGGCGAGGGACCAAGAACGCTGCTGCAGATGATTCAGGAGAAAAACACGGCGGAAGGCCAGGAGGTGGCAACTCGCGCTGACCTACGCCTCGGTGTCGGGCCCGAATCCAGGGTCTTTCTGTTAAACAAGCGCGACGGGATGATCCGCCTGGTCGTGCAATAA
- a CDS encoding alpha/beta fold hydrolase produces MPSVLTLLCLLFSITLHAADTPPLQIANLGDFSLENGEVIQDATLAYRTAGTLNADRTNAILFPTWFTGNTEDLFSSDAVGAVDTSRFFLIAVDAMANGVSISPSTSAHQAQQEFPQVSIGDMVHSQHQLLTEVLGITHLHAVMGISMGGMQTYEWVTTYPDFMERAVPIVGSPRLASYDLLLWTAELTALEQALDCDCNEATARELAGMISQLALYSPDFHARQDPHDQGATLIADGRAGGMSLAIHDRVAQLHAMIGHDISTSFNGDWALTADAVTAEMLVVVGTQDHMVTPGPALEFANLTNSQTLVFNNGCGHQSFRCEQDRAFDKIRAFLNAP; encoded by the coding sequence ATGCCTTCTGTACTCACGCTACTCTGTTTACTCTTTTCGATTACGCTGCATGCAGCCGACACTCCCCCGCTCCAGATTGCCAACCTGGGAGACTTTTCCCTCGAAAACGGCGAGGTCATTCAGGATGCTACGCTTGCCTACCGAACTGCCGGCACCTTGAACGCCGACCGCACGAACGCCATTTTGTTTCCCACCTGGTTCACCGGTAACACCGAGGACCTCTTCTCAAGCGATGCAGTTGGTGCCGTCGATACCTCGCGGTTTTTTCTCATTGCTGTTGACGCCATGGCCAACGGGGTCTCGATATCCCCGTCCACGAGTGCGCACCAAGCGCAACAGGAGTTTCCACAAGTCAGCATCGGGGACATGGTGCATTCTCAACACCAATTACTGACCGAAGTGCTTGGCATTACCCATCTGCATGCGGTCATGGGGATTTCCATGGGCGGCATGCAAACTTACGAATGGGTGACAACCTACCCAGATTTCATGGAGCGAGCCGTGCCCATTGTTGGCTCCCCACGTTTAGCCTCCTACGACTTGCTGTTATGGACAGCCGAGTTAACCGCGCTGGAACAAGCCCTCGATTGTGATTGTAATGAAGCGACCGCACGTGAACTGGCCGGCATGATCAGCCAACTGGCACTTTACTCCCCAGATTTTCATGCGCGACAAGACCCCCACGACCAGGGGGCCACGTTAATCGCAGACGGGCGTGCGGGGGGCATGAGCCTCGCCATTCATGACCGGGTCGCCCAACTCCACGCAATGATTGGACACGACATTTCAACCTCCTTCAATGGCGACTGGGCACTGACAGCAGATGCTGTGACCGCAGAGATGCTCGTGGTGGTCGGGACCCAGGACCACATGGTGACCCCGGGCCCTGCCTTGGAGTTCGCGAACTTAACCAACTCACAAACGCTGGTCTTTAATAACGGGTGCGGCCACCAATCGTTTCGGTGTGAACAGGACCGTGCCTTTGATAAAATCAGGGCGTTTCTGAATGCGCCATGA
- a CDS encoding serine hydrolase domain-containing protein translates to MKQLMSLVAVVACLCSASATAQEVADHPEVASQIKVMDVWIQAQMKEISLPGLVIGVVHDQEVVWSQAYGQADVERNLPMQVDSIFRIASHSKLFTSIAILQLRDAGKLRLDDPITDHLPWFDIQNPYPEAEPIRVWNLLTHSAGLPRESDHPSWTEFEFPTGEDLRETVSQQQTAYPSATVWKYSNLGLSLAGAIVETVSGREYEEYVETEIMAPLGMTSSSVGVPSAAHRARLVTGYGRRWPDKPRDVMPFVDARSFDPATGLSSSVNDMLRFLSWQMRLRAEPTTEVLRANTLREMQRVHWLRENWRGGNGWGFSISHREDRDLIGHGGSYPGNRTSTQLSPTENVGVVVFTNGGDGNPGRYVNKAFEWLAPAIVRATASPTPPATADPSWTQYVGVYRSRGGERQVMVLNEELVVISPRSDDPLTGKSTLRPLGEHTFKIEGTGGGPHGELARFELDADGNVRRLYMGVNYSERVP, encoded by the coding sequence ATGAAACAACTGATGTCGCTCGTCGCCGTCGTCGCCTGCCTCTGTAGTGCCTCGGCCACTGCCCAAGAGGTGGCCGACCATCCCGAGGTGGCTTCGCAGATTAAGGTTATGGACGTCTGGATTCAGGCGCAGATGAAGGAGATCTCTCTGCCTGGTCTCGTTATTGGCGTTGTGCACGACCAGGAGGTGGTCTGGTCCCAGGCATACGGTCAGGCGGATGTTGAGCGCAACTTGCCAATGCAGGTCGACTCAATCTTTCGCATCGCGTCGCACTCGAAGCTGTTCACCAGCATCGCCATCCTGCAGTTGCGCGACGCCGGGAAACTACGGCTTGACGACCCGATCACTGACCATTTGCCGTGGTTCGACATACAGAATCCCTATCCCGAGGCCGAGCCAATCCGGGTCTGGAATCTCTTGACCCATTCGGCCGGCTTGCCGCGCGAGTCCGACCATCCGTCCTGGACGGAGTTCGAATTTCCCACTGGTGAAGACCTGCGCGAGACCGTCTCACAACAGCAGACGGCCTACCCATCTGCGACGGTTTGGAAATACTCAAACCTGGGCCTCTCCCTGGCGGGCGCGATCGTGGAGACCGTCTCCGGACGTGAGTACGAGGAGTATGTGGAAACCGAGATCATGGCGCCATTGGGCATGACCTCTTCGAGTGTGGGTGTGCCAAGTGCGGCACACCGGGCGCGCCTGGTCACAGGCTATGGGCGACGCTGGCCTGACAAACCACGGGATGTAATGCCGTTCGTTGATGCCCGCTCCTTCGACCCGGCGACAGGGCTTTCGTCGAGCGTCAACGACATGCTGAGGTTTCTCTCATGGCAGATGCGGCTTCGCGCAGAACCCACCACAGAGGTACTTCGCGCTAACACGCTGCGCGAGATGCAACGTGTCCACTGGCTGAGAGAGAATTGGCGGGGCGGCAACGGCTGGGGATTTTCCATTTCCCACCGGGAGGACCGCGACCTCATCGGCCATGGCGGCTCCTATCCAGGTAACCGCACGAGCACGCAGTTGAGCCCGACGGAGAACGTCGGTGTCGTCGTGTTCACGAACGGCGGTGACGGTAACCCGGGTCGCTACGTGAACAAAGCGTTCGAGTGGCTTGCCCCGGCTATCGTGCGCGCCACGGCGAGCCCGACACCACCAGCGACAGCCGACCCCTCATGGACGCAGTATGTCGGCGTGTATCGATCGCGCGGGGGCGAGCGACAGGTCATGGTCCTCAACGAGGAACTGGTCGTCATCTCACCGCGTAGCGACGACCCGCTAACTGGCAAGTCGACACTCCGGCCACTCGGTGAACACACCTTCAAAATCGAAGGCACCGGTGGCGGTCCACATGGCGAGTTGGCGCGCTTCGAACTCGACGCCGATGGAAACGTCAGGCGGCTCTATATGGGCGTGAACTACTCCGAGCGCGTGCCCTAG
- a CDS encoding FAD-dependent oxidoreductase: protein MAKFSRRKFLSVSGGSFGLLATTGGRPKAAESLKPKHSQSAANASTVDVAVIGAGAFGGWTALYLREMGLSVALIDAYGPGNARAASGGETRQIRAGYGEREIYTRWVLEAFKRWDARQEEWGGLPLFYRTGQLSLQRQWSNNLRATQRVLNKLGVENEVIEPDELARRYPQFNLDRIAFGHYTPSTGVLMARRGCFAVAQDFERKGGEFILAKAQPGRHAGSQLQEVTLSTGQTIAAGQFVFACGPWLPKVLPTPMKGRLATPRRVTFWYGVPADDRRFSYPHCPNFGMAGVYGFPSIEGRGLKFATVYDSIPFDPDSDERLVNDHEVERAREFLHQWFPALLDQPLLESRVCQYESSVDAHFIVDQHPDMENVWIVGGGSGHGYKHGIMLGDYVARRVTGKATDPVLDRTFILKQETF, encoded by the coding sequence ATGGCCAAATTCAGTAGACGTAAATTTCTGTCAGTTAGCGGTGGCAGCTTTGGTCTTCTTGCGACGACCGGCGGTCGTCCGAAGGCGGCCGAATCTTTGAAGCCAAAACACAGCCAATCGGCTGCCAATGCCTCAACGGTCGATGTCGCGGTTATCGGTGCCGGAGCATTTGGTGGTTGGACGGCGCTCTACTTGCGTGAGATGGGCTTATCGGTTGCGTTAATTGATGCTTACGGCCCGGGCAACGCGCGCGCGGCGTCTGGTGGTGAAACCAGACAGATCCGCGCGGGATACGGTGAACGAGAGATTTACACCCGGTGGGTGCTTGAAGCGTTTAAGCGATGGGACGCTCGGCAGGAGGAGTGGGGTGGACTCCCGTTGTTCTACCGCACTGGTCAGCTTTCACTGCAGCGGCAATGGTCGAACAACCTCAGAGCTACGCAGCGGGTTCTGAACAAACTCGGAGTCGAAAACGAAGTGATTGAGCCCGATGAACTAGCCCGACGGTATCCCCAGTTCAATCTTGATAGGATTGCGTTTGGGCACTACACACCCAGCACAGGGGTCCTAATGGCAAGGCGGGGTTGTTTCGCCGTGGCCCAAGACTTCGAGCGCAAAGGTGGTGAGTTCATCCTTGCGAAGGCTCAACCGGGACGGCACGCGGGCAGCCAGTTACAGGAGGTCACCTTGTCGACGGGACAAACCATTGCTGCCGGTCAGTTCGTGTTCGCCTGCGGGCCCTGGCTGCCAAAGGTGCTACCGACTCCGATGAAAGGTCGGTTAGCAACACCGCGACGGGTGACCTTTTGGTATGGTGTGCCAGCCGACGACAGGCGCTTCAGTTATCCGCACTGTCCCAATTTTGGAATGGCGGGTGTGTATGGGTTTCCCAGTATCGAGGGGCGGGGTCTGAAGTTTGCAACGGTCTACGATAGCATCCCGTTTGATCCGGATTCGGATGAACGACTCGTGAATGACCATGAAGTGGAGCGGGCACGCGAATTCTTGCACCAATGGTTCCCGGCGCTGCTCGACCAGCCACTGTTGGAATCTCGCGTGTGTCAGTACGAATCGAGTGTGGATGCGCATTTCATCGTTGACCAGCATCCCGACATGGAAAACGTCTGGATTGTCGGTGGGGGTTCCGGGCACGGCTACAAGCACGGCATTATGCTTGGTGATTACGTCGCGCGGCGCGTCACAGGCAAAGCGACCGATCCCGTACTAGACCGAACCTTTATACTGAAGCAGGAAACCTTTTAG